A genomic window from Gymnodinialimonas ceratoperidinii includes:
- a CDS encoding ABC transporter permease, with product MTRYLLFRALSLSLSLVVASIAIFAVIEVIPGDPAAFMLGLNATEEAIANLRTELGLGGGMVQRYLAWVSGMLTGDFGTSYNYRVPVAELIADRVWVSVPLALMALVLSTLIAVPVGVLAAANRGRWGDFLTMTTTQLGIAVPNFWFAMFLVLLFAVQRQWFPSGGFAGWDTPGAALRSLTLPAVALALPQAAILARVMRSALIETLDQDYIRTARAKGLSPRQAILRHALRNALIPVLTIIGLQFSFLLAGAIIIENVFYLPGLGRLIFQGITQRDLVVVESVTMLLVFAVIVVTFLVDIAYAIADPRLRRT from the coding sequence ATGACCCGCTACCTCCTTTTCCGCGCCCTCTCGTTGAGCCTCAGCCTCGTGGTCGCCAGCATCGCCATTTTCGCGGTGATCGAGGTCATCCCCGGCGACCCCGCCGCCTTCATGTTGGGACTGAACGCGACCGAGGAGGCCATCGCCAATTTGCGCACGGAACTGGGCCTCGGCGGGGGCATGGTGCAGCGCTACCTCGCCTGGGTTTCGGGGATGCTGACGGGGGATTTCGGGACTTCCTACAATTATCGCGTGCCGGTGGCGGAGTTGATCGCGGACCGGGTCTGGGTCTCGGTGCCGCTGGCATTGATGGCGCTGGTGCTGTCGACGCTGATCGCCGTGCCGGTGGGGGTACTGGCGGCGGCGAACCGGGGGCGATGGGGCGATTTCCTGACCATGACCACGACGCAACTGGGCATCGCGGTGCCGAACTTCTGGTTCGCGATGTTCCTCGTGCTGCTCTTCGCGGTGCAGCGGCAGTGGTTTCCCTCGGGTGGGTTTGCCGGGTGGGACACGCCGGGGGCGGCGCTGCGGTCGCTCACCCTGCCCGCCGTGGCGCTGGCGCTGCCGCAGGCGGCGATCCTCGCGCGGGTCATGCGCTCGGCCCTGATCGAGACGCTGGACCAGGATTACATCCGCACCGCCCGCGCGAAGGGGCTTTCGCCGCGGCAGGCGATCCTGCGCCACGCTCTGCGTAACGCGCTGATCCCGGTGCTGACGATCATCGGGTTGCAGTTCAGCTTTCTACTGGCCGGCGCGATCATCATCGAGAACGTCTTTTACCTGCCGGGGCTTGGCCGGTTGATCTTCCAGGGCATCACGCAGCGCGACCTCGTGGTGGTGGAGAGCGTGACGATGCTCCTGGTTTTCGCCGTCATCGTCGTGACCTTCCTTGTCGATATCGCCTATGCGATTGCCGACCCGAGGCTGCGCCGCACATGA
- a CDS encoding ABC transporter permease → MKRLPPALIIGALITAFFIVVALISLVWTPYDTTRLSIPDRLQPASASHWFGTDQFGRDLVSMLMEGTQTSIAVALVAVGIGVGVGVPLGLAAAAKKGSFLDEIIMRGNDLVFAFPSLVIAILITAVWGPSATNAILAIGIFNIPVFARVARGGALPIWTLDYILAARTAGKSRARISAEHILPNIANLLIVQATIQFSLGILAEAGLSYVGLGAQPPTASLGKMLADAQTMIYSHAQLALLPGLSIVLLVLGLNLVGDGLRDALDPRLRRARE, encoded by the coding sequence ATGAAGCGCCTGCCCCCTGCCCTGATCATCGGCGCGCTGATCACCGCATTCTTCATCGTGGTGGCGCTGATCTCGCTGGTCTGGACGCCCTATGACACCACGCGGCTGTCGATCCCGGACCGTTTGCAGCCAGCCTCCGCCAGCCATTGGTTCGGCACCGATCAATTCGGGCGTGACCTTGTGTCGATGCTGATGGAGGGGACCCAGACCTCCATCGCGGTGGCGCTGGTGGCGGTGGGCATCGGGGTGGGCGTGGGCGTGCCCCTGGGCCTCGCGGCTGCGGCGAAGAAGGGCTCGTTTCTCGACGAGATCATCATGCGCGGCAACGACCTGGTCTTCGCCTTCCCGTCGCTGGTCATCGCGATCCTGATCACCGCCGTCTGGGGGCCCTCGGCGACCAATGCGATCCTCGCCATCGGGATCTTCAACATCCCCGTTTTCGCCCGCGTCGCCCGCGGTGGGGCGCTGCCGATCTGGACGCTGGATTACATCCTTGCCGCGCGGACCGCCGGCAAGAGCCGCGCCCGGATCAGCGCCGAGCATATCCTGCCAAACATCGCCAACCTGCTGATCGTGCAGGCGACAATCCAATTCTCGCTCGGCATCCTCGCCGAGGCGGGTCTGTCCTACGTGGGCCTTGGCGCGCAGCCGCCCACTGCTTCGCTTGGCAAGATGCTCGCCGATGCGCAGACGATGATCTATTCCCACGCGCAATTGGCGCTCCTGCCCGGCCTGTCGATCGTGCTGCTGGTTCTTGGGCTGAACCTTGTGGGCGACGGGCTGCGCGATGCGCTCGACCCGCGGCTGCGGAGGGCGCGGGAATGA
- a CDS encoding ABC transporter ATP-binding protein encodes MIDVRGLCLDIGKLRILDGVSLSIEAGEIFGLVGESGSGKSMTALALMGLLPRSVSTRGVAQVDDVDVLALDEPAMQNLRGNDIAMIFQEPMTALNPVQTIGDQVAETLLIHGAATRAEARAIARDRLDRVGLSHIALDRYPHELSGGQRQRVCIAAAIALHPRLLIADEPTTALDVTTQAQILELLRELVAEEGMSLLLITHDLAVVADMADRIAVMQKGRIVEQGVTAEVLRAQAHPYTRKLFAASSHQPERTAAQAPDAILSVRDVHRHFPGARQGFRRGPPVRAVNGVSFEVQRGESLGLVGESGCGKSTLTRAILGLDPVTSGEIVLNGHGVSPQMPRALRADVQVVFQDPYGSFNPRWRVDRIVSEPFYLLPDPPERGPAVAEALRAVQLSPEDALKYPHEFSGGQRQRIAIARALITRPKLLVLDEAVSALDVSVRAQILDLLAQLQQDFGLSYLFISHDLSVVRAITDRVLVMQAGEIVEQGATEAIFTDAQHPYTQALLAAAPLLPGAPHEHLV; translated from the coding sequence ATGATCGACGTCCGGGGGCTGTGCCTCGATATCGGGAAGCTGCGGATCCTCGACGGCGTCTCGCTGAGCATCGAGGCGGGCGAGATCTTCGGGCTGGTGGGTGAGAGCGGCTCGGGCAAGTCGATGACGGCGCTGGCGCTGATGGGGCTGCTGCCGCGTTCGGTCAGCACGCGGGGCGTGGCGCAGGTCGATGACGTGGACGTGCTGGCGCTGGACGAGCCCGCGATGCAGAATCTGCGCGGCAATGACATCGCGATGATTTTCCAGGAGCCGATGACGGCCCTGAACCCGGTGCAGACGATCGGTGATCAGGTGGCCGAGACGCTGCTGATCCACGGTGCCGCCACCCGCGCCGAGGCGCGCGCCATCGCCCGCGACCGGCTCGACCGGGTGGGGCTCTCGCATATCGCGCTCGACCGTTACCCGCATGAGCTTTCGGGCGGGCAGCGGCAGCGGGTCTGTATCGCCGCCGCCATCGCGCTGCATCCGAGGCTGCTGATCGCGGATGAGCCGACCACGGCGCTGGATGTCACCACGCAGGCGCAGATCCTCGAATTGCTGCGCGAGCTGGTGGCGGAGGAAGGGATGAGCCTCCTGCTGATCACCCATGACCTCGCCGTGGTGGCGGACATGGCCGACCGTATCGCGGTGATGCAGAAGGGGCGGATCGTGGAGCAGGGCGTCACGGCGGAAGTGCTGCGGGCGCAGGCGCATCCCTATACGCGCAAGCTCTTCGCGGCCTCCTCGCACCAGCCCGAGCGGACGGCGGCGCAGGCGCCCGATGCGATCCTGTCGGTGCGCGACGTGCATCGCCATTTTCCCGGCGCGCGCCAGGGCTTTCGGCGCGGCCCCCCGGTGCGCGCGGTGAACGGGGTCTCCTTCGAGGTGCAGCGGGGCGAGAGCCTGGGGCTGGTGGGTGAGAGCGGTTGCGGCAAGTCGACCCTGACGCGCGCGATCCTCGGGCTCGATCCTGTAACCTCGGGCGAGATCGTCCTGAACGGCCATGGCGTCAGCCCGCAGATGCCCCGCGCCCTGCGCGCCGATGTGCAGGTGGTGTTCCAGGACCCCTACGGCAGCTTCAACCCGCGCTGGCGGGTCGACCGGATCGTGAGCGAGCCGTTCTACCTGCTGCCCGATCCGCCCGAGCGCGGGCCGGCGGTGGCAGAGGCCCTGCGCGCGGTGCAGCTGTCGCCGGAGGATGCGCTGAAATACCCCCATGAATTCTCGGGCGGGCAGCGTCAGCGCATTGCCATTGCCCGCGCCCTGATCACCCGGCCGAAGCTGCTGGTGCTCGACGAGGCGGTGAGCGCGCTGGACGTCTCGGTGCGGGCGCAGATCCTCGACCTGCTGGCGCAGTTGCAGCAGGACTTCGGCCTGAGCTACCTCTTCATCTCCCACGATCTGAGCGTCGTGCGTGCGATCACCGACCGCGTGCTGGTGATGCAGGCCGGAGAGATCGTCGAGCAGGGCGCGACGGAGGCTATTTTTACCGACGCGCAGCATCCCTACACGCAGGCCCTTCTGGCCGCGGCCCCCCTTCTACCCGGAGCCCCCCATGAACATCTGGTTTGA